The Pseudomonas asiatica genome has a segment encoding these proteins:
- a CDS encoding HD domain-containing phosphohydrolase: MGCVSNGRAAGNAGRGISLQWLVALAIVLGMLLLGAALAWQGYHGIRQTLVAAAGDSAQQIGKTIDERARRLIDPVHSSIRLLAHNPAAQTPAQRLERLPQLVETLDANRMLSAAYMGYPSGEFLLVRRLRDPQLLQRFAAPPGTVFLVQSVSREGGAVQGEWRFYDHALNLLQAQAKPEYRYDPRTRPWFVEASAQPTTVLTHPYVFYTTREIGLTMAQRSVDGGAVIGMDVSVDDLASETQGLRMTPGTEIVVVDDQGSVVAYPDLQRVIVHEGQAVRLSRIGELGIPSLEHLYADLPQGTRPQPYQVDGQTWYGMRVPLTNLAGQDLQVLIAVPGHELLAGARKVLLEQLLWTAALITVLLVLGGVLGRRIGRPLRLLAEQLQGVAGFDFSREVGVRSRVSEVRELSRVLSRMSGTIRSFQAITLTLSRERDLERMLDGVLTHLVEAAGVNAGVVYLFDAEHALLRLAAACRGEQYPGELAVDETAQQHLATAVTQALGLHEGSMALVLNDRSQALLGILVLQLGDGSVHEQTGQPFRSFVAELSGVVAVAIETRQLVEAQQRLLDAMIKLLADAIDAKSPYTGGHCERVPQLAQMLLDQAVAAETGPYASFSMTAAERYEFHVAAWLHDCGKVTSPEYVVDKATKLETLYNRIHEVRMRFEVLWRDAELAYWQGLASGGDQQALQATLARSQAQLQDDFAFVAQANIGGEFMQDADIERLQQIGQRRWQRHFDNRLGISRDEVERFADVPAPALPVDEPLLADRPEHCVPWGPRKPPVAKGDPRNRWGFDMRLPAYASNHGELYNLAIRRGTLNDEERFKINEHIVQTIIMLSSLPFPRQLKRVPDIAGNHHEKMDGSGYPRRLGEQDLGIAERVMAIADIFEALTAADRPYKAPKTVSESVKILVGMARGGHIDGQLLELFLSSGVYRQYAERFLRAEQIDDVDVAYWLGQMRCPA, encoded by the coding sequence ATGGGCTGCGTGTCGAATGGTCGTGCTGCTGGCAACGCCGGACGTGGCATTTCACTGCAGTGGCTGGTGGCACTCGCCATCGTGCTGGGCATGTTGCTGCTCGGCGCCGCCCTGGCCTGGCAGGGCTATCACGGCATTCGCCAGACCTTGGTGGCCGCAGCGGGTGATTCTGCCCAGCAAATTGGCAAGACCATCGACGAGCGCGCCCGGCGCCTGATCGACCCGGTGCACAGCAGTATCCGCCTGCTCGCCCACAACCCGGCCGCGCAAACCCCGGCGCAGCGCCTGGAACGCTTGCCGCAACTGGTCGAGACGCTGGACGCCAACCGCATGCTCAGTGCTGCCTACATGGGTTACCCCAGTGGTGAGTTCCTGCTGGTGCGCCGCTTGCGCGACCCGCAGTTGCTGCAGCGTTTCGCCGCGCCGCCGGGCACTGTGTTCCTGGTGCAGAGTGTCAGCCGTGAGGGCGGGGCGGTGCAGGGTGAATGGCGCTTCTACGACCACGCGCTGAACCTGCTGCAGGCCCAGGCCAAGCCCGAATACCGCTACGACCCGCGCACGCGCCCGTGGTTTGTCGAAGCCAGCGCCCAACCCACCACCGTGCTGACCCACCCCTATGTGTTCTACACCACCCGCGAGATCGGCCTGACCATGGCCCAGCGCAGCGTCGACGGCGGGGCGGTTATCGGCATGGACGTTTCGGTCGATGACCTGGCCAGCGAGACCCAAGGCCTGCGCATGACCCCCGGCACCGAGATCGTCGTGGTCGACGACCAGGGCAGCGTGGTGGCCTACCCGGACTTGCAGCGGGTAATCGTGCACGAAGGGCAGGCCGTGCGCCTGTCGCGCATCGGCGAACTGGGCATCCCCAGCCTGGAGCACCTTTACGCCGACCTGCCGCAAGGCACCCGCCCGCAGCCTTATCAGGTGGACGGCCAGACCTGGTATGGCATGCGTGTGCCACTGACCAACCTGGCCGGGCAGGACCTGCAGGTGCTGATTGCCGTGCCAGGCCATGAGTTGCTGGCCGGTGCACGCAAGGTACTGCTCGAACAGTTGCTCTGGACCGCCGCCCTGATAACCGTGCTGCTGGTGCTCGGTGGTGTGCTCGGCCGGCGCATCGGCCGCCCGTTGCGGTTGCTGGCCGAACAGCTGCAAGGCGTGGCGGGTTTTGATTTCAGCCGCGAAGTCGGGGTGCGCTCGCGGGTGTCCGAGGTGCGTGAACTGAGCCGCGTGCTCAGCCGCATGTCCGGCACCATCCGCAGCTTCCAGGCGATTACCCTCACGCTCAGCCGCGAGCGCGACCTGGAGCGCATGCTCGACGGTGTGTTGACCCATCTGGTGGAAGCCGCCGGGGTCAATGCCGGCGTGGTGTACCTGTTCGATGCCGAACATGCCTTGCTGCGCCTGGCCGCGGCCTGCCGTGGCGAGCAGTACCCTGGCGAGCTGGCCGTGGATGAGACTGCCCAGCAGCACCTGGCCACGGCGGTGACCCAGGCCCTCGGCCTGCATGAGGGCAGCATGGCCTTGGTGTTGAATGACCGTAGCCAGGCGTTGCTGGGCATCCTGGTCCTGCAACTGGGCGATGGGTCTGTACACGAGCAGACAGGCCAGCCGTTCCGCAGCTTTGTTGCCGAACTGTCCGGGGTGGTGGCGGTGGCCATCGAGACGCGTCAGCTGGTCGAAGCCCAGCAACGCCTGCTGGATGCCATGATCAAGCTGCTGGCCGATGCCATCGATGCCAAGAGCCCCTATACCGGCGGCCATTGCGAGCGGGTGCCACAACTGGCGCAGATGCTGCTGGACCAGGCGGTGGCGGCCGAAACCGGCCCGTACGCCAGCTTCAGCATGACCGCGGCTGAACGCTACGAATTCCACGTGGCGGCCTGGCTGCACGACTGCGGCAAGGTCACCAGCCCCGAGTATGTGGTGGACAAGGCGACCAAGCTGGAAACCTTGTACAACCGTATCCACGAGGTACGCATGCGTTTCGAGGTGCTCTGGCGGGATGCCGAGCTGGCCTATTGGCAAGGCCTGGCCAGCGGTGGCGACCAGCAGGCGCTGCAAGCCACCCTGGCGCGCAGCCAGGCGCAGCTGCAGGACGACTTCGCCTTCGTCGCCCAGGCCAACATCGGCGGCGAGTTCATGCAGGACGCCGACATCGAGCGCCTGCAGCAGATTGGCCAGCGCCGCTGGCAGCGCCATTTCGACAACCGCCTGGGCATCTCCCGTGATGAGGTGGAGCGCTTTGCCGATGTGCCTGCGCCTGCGCTACCGGTTGACGAACCACTGCTGGCCGACCGCCCTGAGCATTGCGTGCCCTGGGGCCCGCGCAAGCCCCCGGTGGCCAAGGGCGACCCGCGCAACCGCTGGGGCTTCGACATGCGCTTGCCGGCCTACGCCAGCAATCATGGCGAGTTGTACAACCTGGCGATCCGCCGCGGCACGCTGAATGATGAGGAACGCTTCAAGATCAACGAACACATCGTGCAGACCATCATCATGCTCAGTTCCTTGCCGTTCCCCCGCCAGCTCAAGCGGGTACCGGACATCGCCGGCAACCACCACGAGAAAATGGACGGCAGCGGCTACCCGCGCCGGCTGGGCGAGCAGGACCTGGGCATTGCCGAGCGGGTGATGGCGATTGCCGACATCTTCGAGGCGCTGACCGCGGCCGACCGGCCCTACAAGGCGCCGAAGACCGTGTCCGAGTCGGTGAAGATCCTGGTGGGCATGGCCCGTGGCGGGCACATCGACGGCCAGCTGCTGGAGCTGTTCCTCAGCAGCGGGGTGTACCGCCAGTATGCCGAGCGGTTCCTGCGTGCCGAGCAGATCGACGATGTGGATGTGGCGTACTGGCTGGGGCAGATGCGTTGCCCGGCTTGA
- a CDS encoding DUF3077 domain-containing protein → MTTEDTQFTVGKTTFYQGENGTHPLFRIEPGIPCRDAREQSSELMGYVRELTITGLMDEKPMMIWAAHYLSAMAKALMDDAELGMTH, encoded by the coding sequence ATGACCACAGAAGACACCCAATTCACCGTCGGCAAGACCACCTTCTACCAAGGTGAAAACGGCACCCATCCACTGTTCCGCATCGAGCCCGGCATCCCCTGCCGCGATGCCCGCGAGCAGTCCTCGGAGTTGATGGGCTATGTCCGCGAACTGACCATTACCGGCCTGATGGATGAGAAACCGATGATGATCTGGGCCGCCCATTACCTGAGCGCGATGGCCAAGGCGCTGATGGATGATGCCGAGCTGGGCATGACGCACTGA